A stretch of the Pedobacter sp. MC2016-14 genome encodes the following:
- a CDS encoding TlpA disulfide reductase family protein, translating into MKMKKYVFCFGLLLVFSSAFSQTGFTLKVSLKDFDNYVPFLYYQNENHQPVIERTYKVENGQMVFQGKVDAVSFASFGLRFKDQSLATNANNGMPSAPRSLILTNTDITLTTDGADKVNAAKVNGGSLNLEYDIAQAKMDQYAKEENAKAAASSAPVNQMSVMMNEPAKLRFIKEHPESIASVYYLSTLRTMLSLDMLKAAYAKLNQQYKNIPDGKAVGDLIANLEATSTGKTAIEINKKDINGNPVNLNTLKGRYVLLDFWGSWCGPCRASHPHLKAIYSKYKSKGLEILGIAEEHGKTLEDNKKSWKKAVEEDGMNWLQVLNNEDQQVFDAVKSYGVSVFPTKVLLDKEGKVLARYTGDSKEIDTKLAEIFGL; encoded by the coding sequence ATGAAAATGAAAAAATATGTGTTCTGCTTCGGACTGTTGTTGGTTTTTTCCAGTGCCTTTTCACAAACTGGATTTACCCTTAAGGTAAGCCTTAAAGATTTTGACAATTATGTCCCTTTTTTATATTATCAAAATGAAAACCATCAACCCGTTATTGAGCGTACCTATAAAGTAGAAAATGGTCAAATGGTTTTCCAGGGTAAGGTGGATGCCGTTTCGTTTGCCTCCTTTGGTTTGAGGTTTAAGGACCAGTCTTTAGCAACGAATGCAAATAATGGTATGCCTTCAGCTCCGCGCAGCCTCATTTTAACAAACACCGATATTACGTTAACTACTGATGGTGCAGACAAAGTTAATGCAGCCAAAGTGAACGGAGGAAGTTTAAACCTGGAATACGACATTGCCCAGGCAAAAATGGATCAGTACGCTAAGGAAGAAAATGCAAAAGCAGCGGCTTCTTCTGCGCCAGTTAACCAGATGAGTGTGATGATGAATGAACCGGCAAAATTGCGGTTTATTAAAGAGCATCCAGAATCAATTGCAAGTGTTTATTATTTATCGACATTAAGAACCATGTTGAGCTTGGATATGCTGAAGGCGGCTTATGCTAAACTTAATCAGCAATATAAAAATATACCCGATGGCAAAGCTGTAGGAGATTTGATTGCAAATTTGGAGGCAACGTCTACAGGAAAAACAGCTATAGAAATCAACAAAAAGGACATCAATGGAAATCCCGTGAATTTAAATACGCTTAAAGGTAGGTATGTATTACTTGACTTTTGGGGAAGCTGGTGTGGTCCTTGCAGGGCAAGTCACCCACATTTAAAGGCAATATACAGTAAGTATAAAAGTAAAGGGCTTGAAATTCTGGGTATCGCAGAAGAGCATGGAAAAACACTAGAGGACAATAAAAAAAGCTGGAAGAAAGCTGTAGAAGAAGATGGAATGAACTGGCTTCAGGTGTTGAATAACGAAGATCAGCAGGTTTTTGATGCCGTGAAATCGTATGGAGTTAGCGTGTTTCCTACTAAGGTTCTTTTAGACAAAGAAGGTAAAGTTTTGGCAAGATATACCGGAGATTCAAAGGAGATAGACACAAAGCTAGCAGAGATCTTTGGCCTATAA
- a CDS encoding pitrilysin family protein, translated as MNKLYIIALTGLLIQSASAQKLDRSKLPKAGPAPVLAFEDPLSFKLPNGITVFVVENHKLPKVSATLSIDAGPRTEGPKAGTLDILGSMLLEGTTTKTKVQFDEAVDQMGAVVKVASSGGSVAALTRYFEPAFLLMADALRNPSFPQASFDKIKSQALSNLKSNEVNPSAVSRKMVTALSYGLSHPMGEFATEKTINSITLTDVKNAYKANITPSRTFITFVGDIKPDAAKAITMKAFSDWTGIELEFPKIAKVSNPLKTEIDIVDMPNAVQSEINITNLMDLPLSNPDYHAVLLANEILGGGADSKLFRNLREKHGFTYGAYSTVGSGRFQSAFSANAAVRNEKVDSAIVEFLREIRIMRTEIVNTEVLQGAKNLYNGSFALSLEDPARTAGFARSIVLNNLPKDFYRNYLKKINAVTPSDILRVSQKYFSAENTRIVVVGKKDIFISGLSKLGYSIKIFDTNGQPVGAK; from the coding sequence ATGAATAAGCTTTATATCATCGCCTTAACTGGATTACTAATCCAGTCTGCAAGTGCACAAAAACTTGACAGAAGCAAACTACCAAAAGCCGGCCCGGCCCCTGTTCTGGCCTTTGAAGATCCGCTTTCTTTTAAATTACCCAATGGTATAACTGTATTTGTTGTTGAAAACCATAAGTTGCCAAAGGTTAGTGCTACGCTCAGCATTGATGCAGGTCCACGGACTGAGGGACCAAAGGCGGGTACCCTGGATATATTAGGAAGCATGCTGCTGGAAGGCACCACTACGAAAACGAAAGTTCAGTTTGATGAGGCGGTAGACCAAATGGGAGCTGTTGTTAAAGTAGCATCTTCAGGTGGATCCGTAGCTGCCTTGACGCGCTATTTTGAACCTGCTTTTTTGCTGATGGCGGATGCTTTGCGTAACCCGTCTTTTCCGCAGGCATCTTTTGATAAAATAAAATCTCAGGCACTGTCAAATCTCAAGTCAAATGAAGTTAACCCATCGGCTGTTTCGCGCAAAATGGTAACGGCGCTTTCTTATGGATTGTCTCACCCAATGGGTGAATTTGCAACAGAAAAAACGATCAACTCCATCACATTAACAGACGTTAAAAATGCATACAAAGCCAACATCACACCCTCCAGGACATTCATAACATTTGTGGGTGACATCAAACCTGATGCCGCAAAAGCCATAACAATGAAAGCATTCAGCGATTGGACTGGCATTGAACTTGAATTTCCCAAAATTGCTAAGGTTAGCAACCCTTTAAAAACTGAAATTGACATAGTAGATATGCCCAACGCGGTGCAGTCTGAAATCAACATTACAAATTTAATGGATTTGCCGCTGAGCAATCCAGATTACCACGCAGTATTACTTGCAAATGAAATTTTAGGTGGTGGTGCCGACTCAAAATTGTTTAGAAATTTAAGGGAGAAGCACGGTTTTACTTATGGCGCTTATTCAACAGTGGGATCTGGCCGCTTCCAGTCAGCATTTTCGGCAAATGCAGCGGTACGGAATGAAAAGGTAGATAGTGCGATCGTTGAATTTCTCCGCGAGATCAGGATCATGCGTACGGAAATCGTAAACACTGAAGTACTTCAAGGTGCGAAAAACTTGTATAACGGCAGTTTCGCTTTGAGTTTAGAAGACCCGGCCCGTACAGCTGGTTTTGCACGCAGCATTGTACTGAACAATTTACCCAAAGATTTTTACCGAAACTACCTCAAGAAAATAAATGCCGTTACCCCTTCCGATATTCTGAGGGTAAGTCAGAAATATTTTAGCGCAGAAAATACGCGGATTGTTGTGGTTGGTAAAAAGGACATTTTTATTTCTGGCTTAAGTAAATTAGGCTATAGTATAAAAATATTTGATACCAATGGCCAGCCAGTAGGAGCTAAATAA
- a CDS encoding pitrilysin family protein — translation MKLKLLLIAASSGLFLQTTAQHVKFTEYDLDNGLHVILHQDKTAPVVAISVMYHVGSKDEIPGRTGFAHFFEHLLFEGTENMKRGDFMKIVSSNGGNNNANTTQDRTFYYETFPSNQLELGLWLESERMLHPKIEEAGVRTQNEVVKEEKRMRVDNSPYSRYIEAISAHLFEGHPYRWQPIGAMADLDAAKLEEFQAFFKKYYVPSNAVLTIAGDINIENTKELVSKYFSEVPKGTPIVKPNYFLKPISGEIIDTAYDANIQIPAIFAAYRAPGMKSRDNKVLGMLSTLLSGSGSSRLSIRMVDAQKTALQVSAFNFTLEDYGMYITLALPANNTPLKDLLADIDEEVTRVQNELITEKEFKKLQNQFENAFVSTNSSMIGLAENLANGYTFENKNTNAVNEQLKEIQSITREEIREVARKYLQKDSRVVLYYLPKK, via the coding sequence ATGAAATTGAAATTACTGCTGATTGCGGCATCTTCCGGACTTTTCCTACAGACCACAGCACAACACGTAAAGTTTACAGAATATGACCTTGACAACGGCTTACATGTGATACTCCATCAGGATAAAACAGCACCTGTTGTAGCGATATCGGTCATGTACCATGTAGGATCTAAAGATGAAATCCCTGGCCGTACGGGCTTTGCCCATTTCTTTGAACACCTCTTGTTTGAAGGTACTGAAAATATGAAACGGGGAGATTTCATGAAGATCGTGAGCAGTAACGGCGGAAATAACAATGCCAACACCACACAAGACCGTACCTTTTACTATGAGACCTTCCCCTCAAACCAGTTAGAACTGGGCTTGTGGCTGGAAAGCGAACGCATGTTACACCCTAAAATTGAAGAAGCAGGAGTAAGAACTCAAAATGAGGTGGTAAAAGAAGAGAAACGAATGCGGGTAGACAATAGCCCATATTCGAGATACATTGAGGCCATTTCCGCTCATCTGTTTGAAGGACATCCTTACCGCTGGCAGCCTATTGGTGCAATGGCTGACTTAGATGCCGCAAAACTTGAAGAGTTCCAGGCTTTTTTTAAAAAGTATTACGTCCCCTCAAATGCGGTACTCACGATAGCTGGTGATATCAACATTGAAAACACTAAAGAATTGGTCAGCAAATATTTTTCAGAAGTTCCGAAAGGTACCCCGATTGTGAAACCCAACTATTTTTTAAAACCAATTTCGGGAGAGATCATTGATACTGCTTATGATGCAAATATCCAAATCCCCGCAATCTTCGCCGCTTATCGTGCACCGGGCATGAAAAGCCGGGATAATAAGGTATTGGGCATGTTAAGTACACTCTTGTCTGGAAGCGGAAGTTCCCGCCTAAGTATAAGGATGGTTGATGCCCAAAAAACTGCGTTGCAAGTAAGTGCTTTTAACTTTACACTAGAGGATTATGGCATGTACATTACACTGGCACTGCCCGCAAATAACACCCCGTTAAAGGATCTACTTGCAGATATTGACGAAGAAGTAACCAGGGTGCAAAATGAACTCATTACCGAAAAGGAATTTAAAAAGCTGCAAAATCAGTTTGAAAATGCGTTTGTAAGCACAAACAGTTCCATGATTGGACTGGCTGAAAACCTGGCCAACGGTTATACTTTTGAAAACAAAAACACCAATGCCGTAAATGAACAGCTCAAAGAAATTCAATCGATAACACGGGAGGAAATTCGTGAGGTAGCCCGTAAATACCTCCAAAAAGATAGTCGTGTTGTGCTGTATTACCTACCCAAGAAATAA
- a CDS encoding thioredoxin family protein has translation MKRLIIIALLLFSCGVYAQDGIQFYQGTWKETLAKAKAEKKLIFIDIYTSWCGPCKMMAKDIFPLKSIGDKFNTNFINYKIDAEKGEGITIAKTYKVNAYPTYLFVNGDGTLYYTTLGAMPEQAFIKEAENAIIEFGDPKPLPVWQAEYSTKKNDKEFLMAYMKKRAKLRLADDYLIDQYVSLASKEELLSKETLTFLLQQQGATVDGPFFSFLTANKAEVAKLMGQPETSVNRMLSQYAAGDLKRAVAGKDTKLLEKIIAVRTTLSPGSNAAIDADETRMSYYAQTRNEPELIKALYKYSKSLLAFDKNSIKEADAQQLKSFNESVAAGQMKDASPEQIEMSRKYVGSIAATNYAYRVRDMATAAYKRVNDKAVLNEALSWMSVAAAYSDNFTIPEVTAGLLYKLGRKDEALKSQQKAIDDFAAIKMDNEIITMRLKNRLRDMLDNKPVWIDNEAATVAAK, from the coding sequence ATGAAAAGGTTAATAATTATTGCACTCCTACTATTTTCCTGCGGAGTGTACGCACAAGACGGTATTCAATTTTACCAAGGTACCTGGAAGGAAACACTTGCAAAGGCCAAAGCTGAGAAGAAATTAATTTTTATCGACATCTACACCAGCTGGTGCGGCCCGTGTAAGATGATGGCAAAAGACATATTTCCATTGAAATCAATTGGTGATAAGTTTAACACCAATTTCATCAACTATAAAATAGACGCAGAGAAAGGCGAAGGCATAACCATCGCCAAAACTTATAAGGTAAACGCCTATCCTACTTACCTTTTTGTGAATGGTGATGGAACCCTGTATTATACCACTTTAGGTGCAATGCCGGAACAGGCATTTATTAAAGAAGCAGAAAACGCAATTATTGAATTTGGAGATCCTAAGCCTTTGCCTGTATGGCAAGCCGAATATTCTACAAAAAAAAATGATAAGGAGTTTTTGATGGCATACATGAAAAAACGAGCAAAATTACGCCTGGCAGATGATTACCTTATCGACCAGTACGTCTCCCTGGCTTCAAAAGAGGAACTATTATCAAAGGAAACATTGACCTTCCTGCTGCAGCAGCAGGGCGCAACCGTAGATGGCCCCTTCTTCAGCTTTTTAACTGCGAATAAAGCTGAGGTTGCCAAATTAATGGGCCAGCCAGAAACCTCCGTAAACAGAATGCTTTCTCAGTATGCCGCTGGAGATCTGAAGAGAGCAGTTGCAGGAAAAGACACTAAACTACTGGAAAAAATTATTGCAGTAAGGACAACCCTATCTCCTGGAAGCAATGCTGCTATAGATGCAGATGAAACCAGGATGAGCTATTATGCACAAACCAGAAATGAGCCGGAACTCATTAAAGCGCTCTACAAATACAGCAAGTCACTACTTGCCTTTGATAAAAATAGCATTAAAGAAGCAGATGCCCAACAGTTAAAAAGTTTTAACGAAAGCGTAGCTGCCGGACAAATGAAAGATGCCAGCCCGGAACAAATTGAAATGTCGAGAAAGTATGTTGGTAGTATTGCAGCAACCAATTACGCTTACAGGGTTCGTGATATGGCTACTGCGGCATACAAAAGGGTAAATGATAAAGCTGTTTTGAACGAAGCACTAAGCTGGATGAGCGTAGCAGCAGCATATAGCGATAATTTTACCATCCCGGAAGTAACGGCTGGCCTTCTTTACAAACTCGGTAGAAAGGACGAAGCATTGAAAAGTCAACAGAAAGCCATAGACGATTTTGCCGCTATAAAAATGGACAATGAAATTATTACCATGAGGCTGAAAAACCGCCTTCGGGATATGTTAGATAATAAACCAGTATGGATAGATAATGAAGCTGCAACAGTAGCAGCGAAATAA
- a CDS encoding RagB/SusD family nutrient uptake outer membrane protein, translated as MKLLEKKYTVLLCLLLILTCLSSCKKSFLEVVPEGRLIAQKTSEYSALLNSSVIILSANGYEAPIVMGDDVSAIEPYFAGTTLKSQRMFRWDATIYQPDENPSELTVYSEAARTTTGLLRSIYTYNSVINETPQSIGGTEAEKASIIAEARAMRALMNFLIIQIYAKPYNRATAATDPGFPIITLADATQTTFSRATVQEFYDFILADLNAAIPNLPTTIPFNGRMSRAAAQGLLGKVRVFMRDFDLALPLLNSCISDIGTVGTSVSLYDYNTTFGGTPPSWTVGIFGVSYPILPNNRELLISRVGVNPYASYLGPLFGSGPGAELIISKKAMDLYQSTDYRLRFFSDSFYGGTPYPNGFKRRNSPQHTFWLNLPDMYLLRAECKARANDLAGARQDVVFLRSRRMPDGAIPASVNGADQNQLIRFIVDERIREFAGMGHRWLDMRRLSIDPIFENDAYTHILYPATGLTTGATTFTLTKTRLTLRIPPKILGQNPEMSDNP; from the coding sequence ATGAAATTATTAGAAAAAAAATATACCGTATTACTTTGCCTGCTGCTAATCTTAACCTGTTTGTCTTCATGCAAAAAGTCATTCTTAGAGGTTGTGCCTGAAGGGAGGCTCATCGCTCAAAAAACTAGCGAGTATTCTGCTTTATTAAACTCCTCTGTAATAATTTTAAGTGCCAATGGTTACGAAGCTCCTATTGTGATGGGCGATGACGTATCTGCCATTGAGCCTTATTTTGCAGGAACTACCTTAAAATCACAGCGGATGTTTAGATGGGATGCAACGATTTATCAACCGGATGAAAACCCCAGCGAGCTTACAGTTTATAGTGAGGCAGCCAGAACAACAACAGGCTTACTTCGGTCAATTTACACCTATAATAGTGTAATTAATGAAACACCACAATCTATTGGTGGAACAGAAGCTGAAAAAGCATCTATCATTGCCGAAGCAAGGGCAATGCGCGCGCTGATGAATTTCCTGATCATCCAGATCTATGCTAAGCCTTATAACCGGGCAACTGCGGCTACAGATCCAGGCTTCCCTATTATAACCTTAGCAGATGCCACACAAACCACATTCAGCAGAGCAACTGTGCAGGAATTTTATGACTTCATCCTGGCTGACCTTAATGCTGCAATTCCGAACCTTCCAACTACCATTCCATTTAATGGAAGAATGTCCAGGGCTGCCGCACAAGGACTTCTTGGTAAAGTGCGTGTGTTTATGCGGGATTTTGATTTGGCATTGCCGTTATTAAACTCATGCATTAGCGATATTGGCACAGTGGGTACGTCTGTATCGCTTTACGATTACAATACAACCTTTGGCGGGACTCCTCCAAGCTGGACAGTTGGGATCTTTGGGGTGAGTTATCCTATTCTTCCAAACAATAGGGAATTACTCATCAGCCGTGTTGGCGTTAACCCGTATGCGAGTTATCTTGGACCTCTTTTTGGCAGTGGCCCGGGCGCTGAGCTGATCATTAGTAAAAAAGCCATGGACCTTTATCAATCAACAGATTATCGTTTGCGCTTCTTTTCCGACAGCTTTTATGGCGGAACACCCTATCCAAACGGCTTTAAAAGGAGGAACTCTCCTCAACATACGTTTTGGTTAAATTTGCCAGACATGTATCTTTTACGTGCTGAATGTAAAGCCCGGGCAAATGACCTGGCCGGAGCCCGTCAGGATGTTGTGTTTTTAAGGTCAAGAAGAATGCCTGATGGTGCCATTCCTGCAAGTGTGAACGGAGCTGACCAAAATCAGCTGATCAGGTTTATTGTTGATGAACGCATCCGTGAATTTGCCGGAATGGGCCATCGATGGTTAGACATGAGAAGGCTGTCAATAGATCCGATTTTTGAGAACGATGCGTACACACATATTTTGTATCCTGCAACTGGATTAACCACGGGAGCTACGACCTTTACACTAACTAAAACCCGTTTAACACTACGTATACCACCAAAAATTTTAGGTCAAAATCCAGAAATGTCTGACAATCCTTAG
- a CDS encoding SusC/RagA family TonB-linked outer membrane protein, protein MKLIIIILFTCFMQVSANSFAQRITLVEKHASLETLLNKISLQTGYDFFTNAKLIKAARRVDVNLNNATLEEALEMCFRGQDLEYTINNKSVIVKKKTASFLDKVLSTFANIDVRGRVVDENGRPLAGANILVLKGETTLTGASTNANGEFFIRGIDDQSRISISFIGYRTRILSPATDMGTISLVSGAEDLQTVTIVNTGYQTLSKERSAGSFGKPDMKVIANRTTSQNLLQRLEGQVPGLAINNTIVDGRPSTRVLIRGLTSVNSASSPLYVVDGIPIADFSTINPQDIADVSVLKDATAASIWGARAANGVIVVTTKKGERNSKVNVTYNGYVNFMGKPDLGYSPYLSSREYIQTAEELFNSPGYQTLYSYAQATNATAGGMAPHDVILYNQANLTAAQQRAALENLANTDNREHILDTWYRNAATINNTFSLQGGAERYAFYASGAYTKTISSIPGEKNSAYQLTLNQDFKVNNFIDLSLRSNVNYNVTSAKNPLSVNFSFLPYQYFRDASGNGLSLPWMASPSYPEARRLDFQNRSRINLDYNPIDEFERSNRTGNDLVTRNQFIARVKLFKGLRFEGTYGFTRGSNRSSIFEDQANYAVRAELLGATQDLASSGLPFRSYFPTSGGRLTSTNGYTQNWTIRNVLNYENSWKNGLHMLNLLAGQEAQEQKFKTYRTRVRGWNPQLLTTSSPIDWYTVSTSGVYSINGIGGYLFDDSYYEDPASLSRFTSYFGNFAYTFKRNYSLNGSIRNDQSNLFGLDKGAQNKPSWSIGARWAVSNEKFMDQADWLSTLALRLTYGIGGNSPGPGLAASDDILQSITTTFAPGQQSLQIATPANRRLTWERTSTANLGADFGILKNRITGSIDAYHRITTDMLGDVTTNILTGVNTLYGNSGKLDNKGIEISLNTLNLESGNFTWSSNLSFAYNKNKIVSLTPFQPITSAAGRIGQQFVEGYGAYALWAYDFIGLDNVGDPQIRKADGSTTKASSGNSIPLANDVLYMGTTQPKWTGGFGNTFTYKQFTLSAQTIFNFGHVMRNDVNTFYAGRLYGQGSGAFGNIHPDFLLRWRQPGDEARTNIPSYIVNSATSASQRNTDYYTQGNLNVLDASYIKLRDISLQYSLPNALVKRLSVQQITLRSNLNNILLWAANDEGIDPDYYGLSNSPLTRPIRPNQATISFGLDVRF, encoded by the coding sequence ATGAAACTCATCATAATTATACTTTTCACCTGTTTTATGCAGGTAAGCGCCAATTCTTTTGCGCAGCGTATTACGCTGGTAGAAAAACACGCATCTTTAGAAACCTTACTCAATAAAATCAGCCTTCAAACCGGATATGATTTTTTCACCAATGCAAAACTAATTAAGGCTGCCCGTCGTGTTGATGTGAACCTAAACAATGCCACACTTGAAGAGGCCCTTGAAATGTGCTTTAGAGGACAGGATTTGGAATATACCATCAATAACAAATCTGTAATTGTTAAAAAGAAAACAGCCTCTTTTCTGGATAAAGTACTATCTACCTTTGCTAATATTGATGTGCGCGGGCGTGTGGTGGATGAAAATGGCCGGCCGTTGGCAGGTGCAAATATTTTGGTGCTTAAAGGTGAAACCACTTTAACAGGTGCTTCAACAAACGCCAACGGAGAATTCTTCATTCGCGGCATTGATGATCAGTCCAGAATATCGATCTCCTTTATCGGCTACAGGACCCGGATTCTTAGTCCTGCAACAGATATGGGCACCATAAGCCTGGTCTCCGGAGCAGAAGACCTGCAGACGGTAACCATTGTAAACACAGGTTACCAAACGTTGTCTAAAGAGAGAAGTGCGGGGTCTTTTGGTAAGCCAGACATGAAGGTTATTGCAAACAGGACCACAAGCCAAAATCTTTTACAACGACTGGAAGGTCAGGTACCTGGTCTGGCAATTAATAATACAATTGTTGACGGACGGCCTTCTACACGGGTGCTGATAAGAGGTCTGACCTCTGTTAACAGCGCCTCAAGCCCTCTATATGTAGTTGATGGTATCCCTATTGCCGATTTTTCAACTATCAATCCGCAGGATATAGCTGATGTTAGCGTATTGAAGGACGCAACGGCTGCTTCGATCTGGGGTGCCAGGGCAGCTAATGGCGTAATCGTAGTAACGACCAAAAAAGGAGAGCGAAATTCAAAAGTTAATGTTACTTACAACGGCTATGTAAATTTTATGGGTAAGCCAGATCTAGGTTATTCGCCATATCTAAGTAGTCGTGAGTACATTCAAACTGCTGAAGAGCTATTTAACTCTCCCGGTTACCAGACCCTATATTCATACGCGCAGGCTACAAATGCAACTGCTGGAGGAATGGCACCACACGATGTGATCCTGTACAATCAAGCCAATCTTACCGCCGCTCAACAAAGAGCGGCTTTAGAGAATTTAGCCAATACTGATAATAGGGAACATATCCTGGACACCTGGTATCGAAATGCTGCGACTATAAATAATACCTTTTCTTTGCAGGGAGGGGCAGAGCGCTATGCTTTTTACGCTTCCGGCGCTTATACTAAAACAATCAGCAGCATCCCCGGTGAAAAAAACAGCGCTTACCAATTGACGCTCAATCAAGACTTTAAAGTGAACAATTTTATTGACTTAAGTTTGCGTTCCAATGTGAATTATAATGTTACCAGCGCAAAGAACCCATTATCCGTAAACTTCAGCTTTTTACCATATCAGTATTTTAGGGATGCATCAGGCAATGGCCTTTCCTTGCCCTGGATGGCCTCCCCCTCCTATCCTGAGGCCCGTAGGTTAGATTTTCAAAACCGGAGTAGGATCAATTTGGATTATAATCCAATTGATGAATTTGAGCGTTCAAACAGAACCGGGAACGACCTGGTAACCAGAAACCAATTTATAGCCAGGGTAAAACTTTTCAAAGGATTAAGGTTTGAAGGAACGTACGGTTTTACCCGGGGCTCAAACAGATCAAGTATTTTTGAAGACCAGGCCAACTACGCTGTTCGTGCTGAACTTTTGGGAGCTACCCAGGATCTCGCCTCATCTGGATTACCTTTCCGCTCTTATTTTCCAACTTCAGGAGGCAGGTTGACCTCTACGAATGGCTATACACAGAACTGGACCATTAGAAATGTACTGAATTACGAAAATAGCTGGAAAAATGGGTTACATATGCTTAACCTTTTAGCGGGGCAAGAAGCTCAGGAACAAAAATTTAAAACCTATAGAACACGGGTAAGGGGATGGAATCCACAATTGCTAACAACCAGCTCTCCTATAGACTGGTACACCGTATCTACTTCGGGGGTCTATAGCATCAATGGTATCGGCGGGTATTTATTTGATGACTCTTATTATGAAGATCCGGCATCTTTAAGTCGATTCACTTCTTATTTTGGAAATTTTGCTTACACTTTTAAGAGAAATTACAGCCTTAATGGAAGCATACGTAATGATCAAAGCAATCTATTCGGCTTAGACAAGGGGGCACAAAATAAACCTTCCTGGAGTATCGGTGCAAGGTGGGCTGTAAGTAACGAAAAGTTCATGGATCAGGCAGATTGGTTATCTACACTTGCTTTAAGACTGACTTATGGTATTGGTGGTAATTCTCCCGGACCCGGACTTGCGGCGTCTGACGATATTTTACAATCGATAACGACTACCTTTGCACCGGGACAACAATCCTTACAGATAGCCACACCTGCTAATCGTAGGTTAACCTGGGAAAGAACCTCAACAGCGAATTTAGGAGCTGATTTCGGAATTTTAAAAAATAGAATTACCGGCTCAATAGATGCTTACCACCGGATAACTACTGATATGCTTGGCGATGTTACAACCAACATACTTACTGGGGTGAATACCTTATATGGCAATAGTGGTAAATTAGACAATAAGGGGATAGAAATAAGCTTAAATACACTTAACCTTGAATCCGGCAATTTTACCTGGAGTAGTAATTTAAGTTTTGCCTACAACAAAAATAAAATTGTCTCGCTAACCCCTTTTCAGCCAATTACCTCAGCCGCGGGCAGGATAGGTCAGCAATTTGTGGAGGGATACGGTGCCTATGCATTGTGGGCTTATGATTTTATTGGGCTTGACAATGTAGGTGATCCACAAATAAGAAAGGCCGATGGCTCTACTACTAAAGCATCAAGTGGAAATAGTATCCCCTTGGCAAATGATGTTTTGTACATGGGAACAACGCAACCAAAATGGACGGGTGGCTTTGGTAATACATTTACTTACAAACAGTTCACTTTAAGCGCCCAGACTATCTTTAATTTTGGCCATGTAATGCGCAATGACGTGAACACCTTTTACGCTGGAAGATTATATGGTCAGGGCTCCGGAGCTTTTGGAAACATACATCCTGACTTTCTACTGCGCTGGAGACAGCCGGGAGATGAAGCACGGACAAACATTCCGTCTTATATCGTGAACAGTGCAACAAGTGCCAGCCAGAGAAACACGGACTATTATACACAAGGCAATCTTAATGTACTCGATGCTTCATACATCAAACTGAGGGATATCAGCTTACAGTATAGCTTGCCTAATGCTCTAGTTAAACGATTAAGTGTACAACAGATTACATTGCGTTCAAACCTGAATAATATTTTGCTGTGGGCAGCCAATGATGAAGGGATTGATCCGGATTATTATGGCTTAAGCAACAGCCCGCTTACCCGCCCGATCAGACCAAATCAGGCAACAATATCATTTGGATTGGATGTTAGATTTTAA